In Opitutus sp. ER46, the following are encoded in one genomic region:
- a CDS encoding glycoside hydrolase family 3 N-terminal domain-containing protein: MLPRYLAISLLLGGSAIAAVPSAEDFVNRTAPAAIYHDGWNDLNKNGVKDPYEDAALPVDRRIDDLLARMSLEEKTAQMVTLYGFPRVVQDELPTPEWATSFWKDGIGNIDEHMNGCTGFNNDLKRPKHDMPYSLHARAINEVQRFFVERTRLGIPVDFTNEGIRGLLHTQATSFPAQLGVAAAFDRELVREIGRATGREARALGYTNVYSPILDLARDPRWGRTTETYGEDPYLVSELGIEQVRGIQEQNVVSTLKHFAVYSVPKGGRDGEARTDPQVTWREVQMVFLTPFRRAIQEAGALGVMASYNDYDGVPIEGSSLFLTDILRKEYGFKGYVVSDSAAVEFIHQKHRVAGTPIEAIRQSVEAGLNIRTHFTPPQAYGEPLRELVRSGRLAQATIDSRVRDILRVKYWLGLFDRPYVPSPAQAEQQVRAPAHLAAAERAAHESIVLLKNANDVLPLRKDLKRVLVAGPMADNGHGWWSRYGPQRIEFVTPLAAIRVKLGAGVDVRFAKGCELVDDRFPESDVYREPPTAAERADIEAAVKAAADVDVIVAVLGENEILSQESASRISLDLPGHQDDLLRALHATGKPVVLVLTNGRPLSVNWAAKHVPAIVELWFPGERGSVALADILFGDYNPSGRLPITFPQSVGQIPFNFPAHPGSQARDRGQVFGPLYPFGHGLSYTTFSYANLQITPERILPGATVEVSCDITNTGKLAGDEVVQLYLRDDYTSVATFDWQLRGFTRVHLAPGETKRVTLKLGAADMALYDTSHRWTVEPGRFTVMLGASSAQAHVHGTFLVTAPDGSVPEERPVKDPRLDPR; this comes from the coding sequence ATGTTGCCTCGCTACCTCGCAATTTCGCTGCTGCTGGGAGGGTCTGCCATCGCCGCCGTGCCTTCCGCGGAGGACTTCGTCAATCGCACGGCTCCGGCCGCGATCTACCACGACGGTTGGAACGATCTGAACAAGAACGGCGTGAAGGATCCCTACGAGGACGCCGCGCTCCCGGTCGACCGCCGGATCGACGACCTGCTCGCGCGCATGTCGCTCGAGGAGAAGACCGCCCAGATGGTGACGCTCTACGGTTTCCCCCGCGTGGTGCAGGACGAGTTGCCCACGCCCGAGTGGGCAACGTCCTTCTGGAAGGACGGCATCGGCAACATCGACGAGCACATGAACGGGTGCACGGGCTTCAACAACGACCTGAAGCGCCCGAAGCACGACATGCCGTACTCGCTGCACGCGCGCGCCATCAACGAGGTGCAGCGGTTTTTCGTCGAGCGGACCCGCCTCGGTATCCCGGTCGACTTCACCAACGAAGGCATCCGCGGCCTGTTGCACACGCAGGCGACGAGCTTCCCCGCCCAACTCGGCGTGGCGGCGGCGTTCGATCGGGAGCTGGTGCGTGAGATTGGCCGGGCCACGGGCCGCGAGGCGCGGGCGCTCGGTTACACCAACGTGTATTCACCCATCCTCGATCTCGCGCGCGACCCGCGCTGGGGCCGGACGACGGAGACGTACGGCGAGGATCCCTATCTCGTCAGCGAGCTCGGGATCGAACAGGTGCGCGGCATCCAGGAGCAGAACGTGGTCTCCACGCTGAAGCACTTCGCGGTTTACAGCGTGCCGAAGGGCGGCCGCGACGGCGAGGCGCGCACCGATCCGCAGGTCACCTGGCGCGAGGTGCAGATGGTGTTTCTCACGCCGTTCCGTCGCGCGATCCAGGAGGCGGGCGCGCTGGGCGTCATGGCGTCGTACAATGATTACGACGGCGTGCCGATCGAGGGCAGCTCACTTTTTCTGACCGACATCCTGCGCAAGGAGTACGGCTTCAAGGGGTACGTGGTCTCCGACAGCGCGGCGGTGGAGTTCATTCACCAGAAGCACCGCGTCGCCGGCACGCCGATCGAGGCCATCCGGCAGTCGGTCGAGGCCGGGCTCAACATCCGGACGCATTTCACCCCGCCGCAGGCGTACGGCGAACCCTTGCGCGAGCTGGTCCGGAGCGGCCGCCTGGCGCAGGCGACCATCGATTCCCGCGTGCGCGACATCCTGCGCGTGAAGTACTGGCTCGGGCTGTTCGACCGGCCGTATGTCCCGAGCCCCGCGCAGGCCGAGCAACAGGTGCGCGCGCCGGCCCATCTGGCGGCAGCGGAGCGGGCGGCGCATGAGTCGATCGTGCTGCTGAAGAACGCCAACGACGTCCTGCCGTTGCGCAAGGACCTGAAGCGCGTGCTCGTCGCCGGGCCGATGGCGGACAACGGGCATGGCTGGTGGTCCCGCTACGGCCCGCAGCGGATCGAGTTCGTCACCCCGCTTGCGGCGATCCGCGTCAAGCTCGGCGCCGGCGTCGACGTGCGCTTTGCCAAAGGCTGCGAGCTGGTCGACGATCGATTCCCGGAGAGCGATGTGTACCGCGAGCCGCCGACGGCGGCCGAGCGGGCGGACATCGAGGCGGCAGTGAAGGCCGCGGCCGACGTGGATGTGATCGTCGCCGTGCTGGGCGAGAACGAGATTCTCTCCCAGGAGTCGGCCAGCCGGATCAGCCTGGATCTGCCGGGCCACCAGGACGACCTGCTGCGCGCGCTGCACGCGACCGGCAAGCCGGTCGTACTCGTGCTCACCAACGGTCGTCCGCTCTCGGTGAACTGGGCGGCGAAGCACGTGCCCGCCATCGTGGAACTCTGGTTTCCGGGCGAGCGCGGCAGCGTGGCGCTCGCGGACATCCTCTTCGGCGACTACAACCCGAGCGGCCGGCTGCCGATCACGTTCCCGCAGAGCGTCGGCCAGATCCCGTTCAACTTCCCGGCGCATCCCGGCTCGCAGGCGCGCGATCGCGGCCAGGTCTTCGGGCCGCTGTATCCCTTTGGCCATGGCCTCAGCTACACGACCTTCAGCTACGCCAACCTGCAGATCACGCCGGAGCGGATCCTGCCGGGGGCGACGGTCGAGGTGTCGTGCGACATCACCAACACCGGCAAGCTCGCCGGCGACGAAGTCGTGCAGCTGTACCTGCGCGACGACTACACCAGCGTGGCGACGTTCGACTGGCAGTTGCGGGGCTTCACGCGGGTGCACCTGGCGCCCGGCGAGACGAAGCGCGTGACGCTGAAGCTCGGGGCGGCCGACATGGCGCTGTACGACACGAGCCACCGGTGGACGGTGGAGCCGGGCCGTTTCACCGTGATGCTCGGCGCCTCCTCGGCGCAGGCGCACGTGCACGGCACCTTCCTGGTCACCGCGCCGGACGGCTCGGTGCCGGAGGAGCGGCCGGTCAAGGATCCGCGCCTCGATCCGCGCTGA
- a CDS encoding DUF1343 domain-containing protein, which translates to MRGAIFPLSLQKLFPLLAPLLALAGCSASQPPTRPAPTAPAAPLFRSALPEPRPAGARAPAIMLGIDVLEADGFAAVKGKRIGLLTHPAGVNRRGVSTVDVLRRAPGVQLVALYGPEHGIYGDAPAEVKVPNSIDKRTGLPVYSVYGQFRRPTKEMLKGINALVIDLQDIGTRSYTFTSAMKWAMEACFENGVEVIVLDRPNPLGGLKVDGPPLDAELAVNNYVGAFRVPYVHGLTIGELARMAKDLRPPGGLAISDAARARGKLTVIPMRGWRRSMRWPETGLTWVPTSARIQDFAAVQGYPMVGLGTYFHPAVKFDLGFRHGVGTTYDFRGIAHVSVKSDVLERELRALSIPGLQFRRVSAPDRNGRPGTGVYVEITDYDAWRPTELNFYLMKLACKFDPRNPFALWPGRDFSGFLRHLGSQEFLAAIRRDGARIDVDSWVRRWHEQALAYQQASKKYWLYR; encoded by the coding sequence ATGCGCGGCGCGATCTTCCCGCTTTCACTCCAGAAGCTCTTCCCCCTCCTTGCCCCCCTGCTCGCCCTGGCGGGCTGCAGCGCCAGCCAGCCCCCCACGCGGCCGGCCCCGACCGCCCCCGCCGCCCCCCTGTTTCGCTCCGCGTTGCCCGAACCCCGACCCGCCGGCGCTCGCGCGCCCGCGATCATGCTCGGCATCGATGTGCTGGAGGCCGACGGCTTTGCCGCCGTGAAGGGCAAGCGCATCGGCCTGCTCACCCACCCCGCCGGCGTCAACCGGCGCGGCGTCAGCACGGTCGACGTCCTCCGCCGTGCCCCCGGCGTGCAACTCGTCGCCCTCTACGGTCCCGAGCATGGCATCTACGGCGACGCCCCCGCCGAGGTGAAGGTGCCCAACAGCATCGACAAGCGCACCGGCCTGCCGGTGTATTCGGTTTACGGACAGTTCCGCCGCCCGACCAAGGAAATGCTCAAGGGCATCAACGCCCTGGTCATCGACCTGCAGGATATCGGCACCCGCAGCTACACGTTCACCAGCGCCATGAAGTGGGCGATGGAGGCCTGCTTCGAGAATGGCGTCGAAGTCATCGTGCTCGACCGCCCCAACCCGCTCGGCGGCCTCAAGGTCGACGGTCCGCCGCTCGATGCCGAGCTCGCCGTGAACAACTACGTGGGCGCGTTTCGCGTGCCGTACGTCCACGGGCTCACCATTGGGGAACTGGCGCGCATGGCCAAGGACCTGCGCCCGCCGGGCGGCCTCGCGATCTCCGACGCCGCCCGCGCACGCGGCAAGCTCACCGTGATTCCAATGCGTGGCTGGCGGCGCTCGATGCGCTGGCCGGAAACCGGTCTCACCTGGGTCCCAACCTCCGCCCGCATCCAGGATTTCGCCGCCGTCCAGGGCTATCCGATGGTGGGGCTGGGCACCTATTTTCACCCGGCCGTGAAGTTCGACCTCGGTTTCCGCCATGGCGTGGGCACGACCTACGATTTCCGCGGCATCGCCCACGTGTCGGTGAAGAGCGACGTGCTCGAGCGCGAACTGCGGGCGCTCTCGATCCCCGGCCTGCAGTTCCGCCGCGTGAGCGCGCCGGATCGCAACGGTCGGCCCGGCACCGGCGTATACGTCGAGATCACCGACTATGACGCGTGGCGGCCAACCGAGCTGAACTTCTATCTCATGAAGCTCGCCTGCAAATTCGACCCCCGGAACCCGTTCGCGCTCTGGCCCGGTCGCGATTTCAGCGGCTTCCTCCGCCACCTCGGTTCGCAGGAATTCCTCGCCGCCATCCGCCGCGACGGCGCCCGCATCGACGTCGACAGTTGGGTCCGCCGCTGGCACGAGCAGGCCCTCGCCTACCAGCAGGCCAGCAAGAAGTACTGGCTGTATCGGTAG
- a CDS encoding energy transducer TonB, protein MPPPARPFPPVGLLRRGLVLFAVVAASFAARAAETWIVGQSQHFQMYSSAPEKESRELLTALEQFRANFLQVFPLRGASEPRTTIVLFSRDRDFRPYKPLYEGKPKDVAGYFLNHPDEVTIALTSDFPEGGTDPREVIYHEYVHLLLHVRDARYPLWLDEGLAEVFSTFAIEDGKVAYGQPKPPHVALLQNERLLPLEKLFAVTHDSPEYSESERVGMFYAESWGLTHFLLFGADQTKAAKLGVFLERLAERAPAAASFREVFGADLAAQELALRQYFRGGDYFQRGKPAVAQNFTVSFRPVSDVERDAALLSLRWRIHHDDAAAAAALALLERDPGLARPHELLAAIAAQAGESASALEHWRLAADRGSENAWVYIQLLRDSLNAFGGAAMLDVRLPEDRIEQLRKWTRQAVTLSPDNTEAVELALLVEALAPKIDARLVNRLQPRTVKLRDPGAALLALAIIHWRGGHSPSARKILDLVAAQERADLRTRGAANALRTRLEPEPAPAGATNVAQGTAAPDKPSGQDKAAVAEKSADGPRLAIQSARVSPAESYLEQLLDERRTTAPWHQLPPIVARLGDRTEANAWLHARELRQRAGQGDTDAMFELAVAHACGNGAELSPKLAREWLQAAFNRGHPLAKAGVDPSTLEPEMVAQYLRSQKTALAADRLPPLKSELQRKIDAAAGAADRRDPVILYQPIPRYPEELRLAGAGGKSLVRFIIRADGLPDMVKSAQFTDAATAAAAEECVRRMVFLPTIRDGKPIFTAVEISIVFDREASTKS, encoded by the coding sequence ATGCCACCTCCTGCGCGCCCCTTTCCGCCCGTTGGTCTCCTTCGCCGCGGCCTTGTCCTGTTCGCCGTCGTCGCCGCGTCCTTCGCCGCCCGCGCCGCGGAGACGTGGATCGTGGGTCAGAGCCAGCATTTCCAGATGTACAGCTCCGCACCCGAGAAGGAGTCGCGCGAGCTCTTGACCGCGCTCGAGCAGTTCCGCGCGAACTTCCTGCAGGTCTTCCCGCTCCGCGGCGCGAGCGAGCCGCGGACCACCATCGTGCTCTTCAGCCGCGACCGGGACTTCCGCCCGTACAAGCCGTTATACGAGGGCAAACCCAAGGACGTCGCCGGCTACTTTCTGAACCACCCGGACGAAGTCACCATCGCGCTCACGTCGGACTTTCCCGAGGGCGGCACCGATCCGCGCGAGGTGATCTACCACGAGTACGTGCACCTGCTGCTGCACGTGCGCGACGCGCGCTATCCACTCTGGCTCGATGAGGGCTTGGCCGAGGTGTTTTCGACGTTCGCCATCGAGGACGGCAAGGTTGCCTACGGCCAGCCCAAGCCGCCTCACGTGGCCCTGCTCCAGAACGAGCGACTGCTGCCGTTGGAGAAGCTCTTCGCCGTCACGCACGATTCCCCCGAGTACAGCGAGAGCGAACGCGTGGGCATGTTCTATGCCGAGTCGTGGGGCCTCACCCACTTTCTGCTGTTTGGCGCTGACCAGACGAAAGCCGCGAAACTCGGCGTCTTCCTTGAGCGGCTCGCCGAACGCGCCCCCGCCGCCGCCAGCTTCCGCGAAGTGTTCGGCGCCGATCTCGCCGCCCAGGAACTGGCGCTGCGCCAGTACTTCCGCGGCGGCGACTACTTCCAGCGCGGCAAGCCTGCCGTCGCCCAGAACTTCACGGTCTCCTTCCGACCCGTCTCCGACGTCGAACGGGACGCCGCGCTGTTGAGCCTGCGCTGGCGCATTCACCACGACGATGCGGCCGCAGCCGCCGCGCTCGCGCTCCTCGAACGCGATCCGGGCCTCGCCCGTCCGCACGAGTTGCTCGCCGCCATCGCGGCGCAGGCCGGAGAAAGCGCCTCCGCCCTTGAACATTGGCGTCTCGCCGCGGACCGCGGCAGCGAAAACGCCTGGGTGTACATCCAACTGCTCCGGGATTCCCTGAACGCCTTCGGCGGCGCCGCCATGCTCGATGTCCGCCTGCCCGAGGACCGGATCGAGCAGCTGCGCAAGTGGACCCGCCAGGCAGTGACCCTGAGTCCCGACAACACCGAGGCCGTCGAACTCGCGCTGCTCGTGGAAGCGCTCGCGCCCAAGATCGACGCGCGGCTCGTCAACCGGCTGCAGCCGCGAACGGTGAAGCTGCGCGATCCCGGCGCGGCGCTGCTGGCGTTGGCGATCATTCACTGGCGCGGCGGCCATTCTCCGAGCGCGCGCAAAATCCTCGACTTGGTTGCCGCCCAGGAGCGCGCCGACCTGCGCACCCGCGGCGCGGCCAACGCGCTGCGTACCCGCCTCGAGCCGGAGCCGGCACCCGCAGGCGCGACCAACGTCGCCCAGGGCACCGCCGCGCCCGATAAGCCCTCCGGCCAAGACAAGGCCGCCGTGGCCGAGAAGTCCGCCGATGGGCCGCGCCTGGCGATCCAGAGCGCCCGCGTCAGCCCGGCGGAAAGTTACCTGGAACAGCTTCTCGACGAGCGGCGGACCACCGCGCCGTGGCACCAGCTGCCGCCCATCGTCGCCCGCCTGGGCGATCGGACAGAGGCGAACGCCTGGCTGCACGCCCGGGAACTGCGGCAGCGCGCAGGCCAGGGCGACACCGATGCAATGTTTGAACTCGCGGTCGCCCACGCCTGCGGCAACGGCGCGGAGTTGTCGCCCAAACTGGCGCGCGAGTGGCTGCAGGCCGCTTTCAACCGCGGCCATCCCCTGGCCAAGGCCGGCGTGGACCCCAGCACGCTCGAGCCCGAGATGGTGGCTCAGTATTTGCGCAGCCAGAAGACCGCCCTGGCCGCCGACCGCCTCCCGCCGCTGAAGTCGGAGTTGCAGCGCAAGATCGACGCCGCCGCGGGCGCCGCCGACCGCCGTGACCCGGTCATCCTCTACCAACCCATCCCGCGGTATCCCGAAGAGCTGCGGCTGGCCGGCGCGGGCGGGAAATCGCTCGTGCGCTTCATCATCCGGGCGGATGGACTTCCCGACATGGTCAAGTCCGCCCAGTTCACCGACGCCGCCACGGCCGCCGCCGCCGAGGAATGCGTTCGCCGCATGGTATTCCTGCCCACGATCCGCGACGGGAAGCCGATCTTTACCGCCGTCGAAATCTCCATCGTCTTCGACCGCGAAGCCTCGACGAAGTCGTAG